One window of Gloeothece citriformis PCC 7424 genomic DNA carries:
- a CDS encoding SMP-30/gluconolactonase/LRE family protein, with protein sequence MMNNELELVVETQALLGECPCWDHHKQLLYWVDILNKQLHIYSPQNNTDRIIQLEEYVSCVVPRSSGGVVLGLATGFAALDLDSETVKFLAKPENHPPTNRFNDGKCDPAGRFLAGTMDFEQRENAGFLYTLESNLQIKQLLDHTTVANGMGWSPDYSTLYFIDSPTQTIFAFDYDLDQGTIKNRREAIKIPDGEGFPDGMTTDLEGMIWVALWAGAKVMRWNPNTGELLQTIPIPARNVTSCTFGGQNMNELYITTARQDMNEDDFQKYPQTGSLFKLKTDVVGMTNFEFRG encoded by the coding sequence ATGATGAATAATGAACTTGAATTAGTGGTTGAGACACAAGCCTTACTCGGAGAATGTCCCTGTTGGGATCATCATAAACAACTTCTTTATTGGGTTGATATTTTAAACAAACAACTTCATATTTATTCTCCTCAAAATAACACAGATCGAATTATTCAATTAGAAGAGTATGTTAGTTGTGTTGTTCCCCGCTCATCGGGAGGAGTAGTATTAGGGTTAGCAACGGGTTTTGCTGCCTTAGATTTAGACAGTGAAACCGTTAAGTTTTTAGCTAAACCGGAGAATCATCCCCCCACCAATCGGTTTAATGATGGAAAATGCGATCCGGCAGGACGGTTTTTAGCCGGAACAATGGATTTTGAACAACGAGAAAACGCCGGTTTTTTATATACTTTAGAATCCAATTTACAGATTAAACAATTATTAGATCATACCACAGTGGCTAATGGGATGGGCTGGAGTCCTGATTATTCAACCCTGTATTTTATTGATTCTCCCACTCAAACTATTTTTGCCTTTGATTATGATTTAGACCAAGGGACAATTAAGAATCGTCGAGAAGCGATTAAAATTCCTGATGGGGAAGGCTTTCCTGATGGAATGACCACCGATTTAGAAGGAATGATTTGGGTGGCTTTATGGGCGGGCGCTAAAGTAATGCGTTGGAATCCCAATACAGGAGAATTATTACAAACTATTCCTATTCCTGCCCGAAATGTGACTTCATGCACTTTTGGCGGGCAAAACATGAATGAACTTTATATCACCACAGCCCGACAAGATATGAACGAGGATGATTTCCAAAAATATCCTCAAACCGGCAGTCTTTTTAAGCTAAAAACTGATGTCGTGGGAATGACGAATTTTGAGTTTAGGGGTTAA
- a CDS encoding ABC transporter permease, with translation MTVASSISKNSNLKPSVFWRIGEDIPRSLYWILMGSSILVPLLIWQLICSFTDIKAVFLPSPLEVCKALIRLGQQGLLFKDTWISVFRVLSGFFLGAILSIPLGISMGAFASIRALFEPIIGVIRYMPAPAFTPLLLIYLGIDEPSKIALIFLGTVFFNTLMIMDSVKFIPKELIEVSYTLGGNRWQVLRQVISPFIVPKIIDTFRINMAAAWNLVVVAELVAAETGLGKRILLAQKFLKTDEIFACLIVLGMIGFAIDLSFRLLARLTCQWSMD, from the coding sequence ATGACTGTGGCTTCCTCTATTTCTAAAAATTCAAATCTGAAACCGAGTGTATTTTGGCGGATTGGAGAAGATATTCCCCGGTCTCTTTATTGGATTTTAATGGGATCATCTATATTAGTTCCTTTACTAATTTGGCAATTAATCTGTAGTTTCACGGATATTAAAGCAGTTTTTTTACCTTCTCCTTTAGAAGTTTGTAAAGCTTTAATTCGTCTGGGGCAACAAGGATTACTTTTTAAAGATACTTGGATTAGTGTATTTAGAGTTTTGTCGGGATTTTTTTTGGGGGCTATTCTGTCTATTCCTTTGGGGATTTCTATGGGGGCTTTTGCCAGTATTCGGGCATTGTTTGAACCGATTATAGGAGTCATCCGCTATATGCCCGCTCCGGCTTTTACTCCCCTTTTACTGATTTATCTGGGAATCGATGAACCTTCTAAAATCGCTTTAATTTTTTTAGGAACAGTATTTTTTAATACTTTAATGATTATGGATAGTGTTAAATTTATTCCTAAAGAATTAATTGAAGTGTCTTATACTTTGGGAGGAAATCGATGGCAGGTTTTACGACAAGTGATTAGTCCTTTTATCGTTCCCAAGATTATCGATACTTTTCGGATTAATATGGCTGCCGCTTGGAATTTAGTCGTGGTAGCGGAATTAGTAGCCGCCGAAACCGGACTAGGTAAACGCATTTTATTAGCGCAAAAGTTTTTGAAAACTGATGAAATTTTTGCCTGTTTAATTGTGTTGGGAATGATCGGATTTGCTATAGATTTATCTTTTCGTTTATTAGCCCGATTAACTTGTCAATGGTCTATGGATTAA
- a CDS encoding Tab2/Atab2 family RNA-binding protein, translating to MGMIWELDFYSRPILDENKKKLWEVLICQAPTESDQSPDSLFKYSEFCSNTTVNSLWLGEAIKKATLEAGEAPKKIRFFRRQMNNMISKACEDAGIDPAPSRRTYALNQWIEERMRDVYPQQEGYDENAAKPVSVQYPALNAVPLPDAIRGDKGDKYAFVSLEAEAFAQMKEWDIAFGEAFPLSMVGVTSEVKIPGVIIYSSRALPLAGWMSGLEMGYLKLEESSRPILRLETGVSDSWILLNVTNPQTLAEAKGFEATKQKANNVHFLAVQSSPESESFSGFWLLKEEN from the coding sequence ATGGGCATGATTTGGGAACTCGATTTTTATTCTCGTCCAATTCTAGATGAAAACAAAAAAAAATTATGGGAAGTGTTAATCTGTCAAGCTCCGACAGAAAGTGATCAATCGCCGGATTCTCTGTTTAAATACTCCGAATTTTGCTCCAATACAACGGTAAATTCCCTTTGGTTGGGAGAAGCGATTAAAAAAGCTACCCTTGAGGCGGGAGAAGCCCCCAAAAAAATCCGTTTTTTTCGTCGTCAGATGAATAATATGATTAGTAAAGCCTGTGAAGATGCAGGAATTGATCCGGCTCCCTCCCGGCGGACTTATGCTTTAAATCAGTGGATTGAAGAGAGAATGCGGGATGTTTACCCCCAACAAGAGGGATATGATGAAAACGCCGCTAAACCCGTCTCTGTGCAGTATCCGGCTTTAAATGCTGTTCCTCTCCCCGATGCTATCCGAGGGGATAAAGGAGATAAATATGCTTTTGTCAGTTTAGAAGCAGAAGCTTTTGCTCAAATGAAAGAATGGGACATTGCTTTTGGGGAAGCTTTTCCTCTGTCTATGGTGGGGGTTACTTCTGAGGTAAAAATTCCAGGAGTTATTATCTATTCTTCTCGCGCCCTTCCTTTAGCCGGTTGGATGTCGGGGTTAGAAATGGGTTATTTAAAACTTGAAGAAAGTTCTCGCCCTATCCTTCGTTTAGAGACAGGAGTCAGTGATAGCTGGATTTTATTAAATGTTACTAATCCCCAAACTTTAGCAGAAGCCAAAGGATTTGAGGCGACTAAACAAAAAGCCAATAACGTACATTTTTTAGCCGTTCAATCCAGTCCTGAATCCGAATCTTTTTCCGGATTTTGGTTATTAAAAGAAGAAAACTAA
- a CDS encoding glycosyltransferase family 2 protein produces MINESSIQNLAVPSPSLTSIFPEVSVVIPIYNEVKSIPQLVEKIATPLRENQLNYEIICVDDGSQDGSTEILRDIALKRNDLKTIILRRNYGQTPAMAAGFKYAQGRIIVTLDGDLQNDPADIPKLIAKLNEGYDLVSGWRKNRQDNKLTRLLPSKIANWLIGRVTGVQLHDYGCSLKAYRAEVVADMNLYGELHRFLPALAYIEGAKITEIPVRHHPRQYGTSKYGLGRTFRVILDLLTVFFIKKFLTRPMHVFGLYGLISMLLGTGFGIYLTVIKLFYGESIGNRPLLILAVLLFLAGIQLLSFGVLAELVMRTYHESQKRPIYRIREIIGNNS; encoded by the coding sequence ATGATTAACGAATCCAGTATCCAGAATTTAGCCGTTCCATCTCCCTCATTAACTTCTATTTTTCCCGAAGTTTCTGTCGTGATTCCTATCTATAATGAAGTCAAAAGTATTCCTCAATTAGTGGAAAAAATTGCGACTCCATTAAGAGAAAATCAACTCAACTATGAAATTATCTGCGTTGATGACGGCTCTCAAGATGGCTCAACGGAAATCCTACGAGATATAGCCTTAAAACGGAATGATTTAAAAACAATTATATTACGCCGTAACTATGGCCAAACCCCCGCCATGGCCGCCGGATTTAAATATGCTCAAGGGAGAATTATTGTCACTCTCGATGGAGATTTACAAAACGATCCGGCTGATATTCCTAAATTAATCGCCAAGTTAAACGAAGGCTATGATTTAGTCAGTGGTTGGCGTAAAAACAGACAGGATAATAAATTAACTCGCCTACTCCCCTCTAAAATCGCTAACTGGTTAATTGGACGAGTAACCGGTGTACAATTACATGATTATGGTTGCTCCCTCAAAGCTTATCGAGCCGAAGTCGTCGCTGATATGAATCTCTATGGAGAATTACATCGTTTTCTGCCGGCTTTAGCCTATATTGAAGGCGCAAAAATAACAGAAATCCCAGTGCGTCATCACCCCCGACAATACGGAACAAGTAAATATGGATTAGGGAGAACTTTCAGAGTAATATTAGATCTGTTGACTGTATTCTTTATCAAAAAGTTTTTGACTCGTCCCATGCACGTCTTCGGACTTTATGGGTTAATCTCAATGTTATTAGGAACAGGATTTGGCATTTATTTAACAGTGATTAAACTGTTTTATGGAGAAAGTATTGGCAATCGACCTTTACTCATTTTAGCTGTTCTTCTATTTTTGGCAGGAATACAACTCTTAAGTTTTGGGGTATTAGCTGAGTTAGTCATGCGAACTTATCATGAATCTCAAAAGCGCCCCATCTATCGCATTAGAGAAATTATTGGCAACAATTCTTAA
- a CDS encoding HesB/IscA family protein codes for MIELTQAAANEVKRLQHSRALSNSYLRVKVQPGGCSGLYYSLELVEQLHQGDRLSPCLGINIIIDQQSEEYLKHLKLDYAEDLMGGGFRFHNPQAQETCGCGLSFTLKG; via the coding sequence ATGATTGAACTCACTCAAGCCGCCGCTAATGAAGTTAAACGCTTACAACATAGTCGCGCTTTATCCAACAGTTATTTAAGGGTGAAAGTCCAACCCGGTGGATGTTCGGGATTATATTATAGTCTAGAGTTAGTCGAACAGCTACACCAAGGCGATCGCCTTTCCCCCTGTCTAGGAATTAATATTATTATCGATCAACAAAGCGAAGAATATCTCAAACACCTAAAACTAGATTACGCAGAAGACTTAATGGGAGGAGGGTTTCGATTTCATAATCCTCAAGCCCAAGAAACCTGTGGCTGTGGGTTATCCTTTACTTTAAAGGGATAA
- a CDS encoding ABC transporter ATP-binding protein gives MHLEIINLYKHFPAQKGDLVVLKEINMHIETGELVCVVGASGSGKSTLLRMIAGLEQPTGGKITVDGMEVSGPGSDRGMVFQNYTLYPWMNVQKNVEFGLKLQQIPHKQRKEIASYYLHVVGLSEFGQCYPKELSGGMKQRVAIARALACRPKILLMDEPFGALDVQTKETMQQFLLQIWQKTGCTILMITHDVEEAVFLSQRIYVLSARPGTVQREINLKLPKHRSHHLKRQSDFFTYTEEIRDLLMAKTDEVMVG, from the coding sequence ATGCACTTGGAAATTATTAATTTATATAAACATTTTCCTGCCCAAAAAGGCGATTTAGTCGTCTTAAAAGAAATTAATATGCACATAGAAACAGGGGAATTAGTTTGTGTGGTTGGGGCATCTGGATCGGGTAAATCTACTTTGTTAAGAATGATTGCTGGTTTGGAACAACCGACGGGGGGCAAAATTACGGTTGATGGGATGGAAGTGAGCGGGCCCGGTTCCGATCGAGGGATGGTGTTTCAAAACTATACTCTTTATCCCTGGATGAATGTGCAAAAAAATGTGGAATTTGGCTTAAAATTACAGCAAATTCCTCATAAACAAAGAAAAGAAATTGCTTCTTATTATCTTCATGTGGTTGGGTTATCGGAATTTGGTCAGTGTTATCCTAAAGAGTTGTCTGGAGGCATGAAACAACGGGTGGCGATCGCTCGTGCTTTAGCTTGTCGTCCTAAGATTTTATTAATGGATGAACCTTTTGGGGCGTTAGATGTGCAAACTAAGGAAACGATGCAGCAATTTTTACTGCAAATTTGGCAAAAAACCGGATGTACTATTTTGATGATTACCCATGATGTGGAAGAGGCAGTATTTTTATCCCAACGAATTTATGTGTTAAGTGCTAGACCGGGAACGGTACAACGGGAAATTAATCTTAAATTACCTAAACACCGAAGTCATCATCTAAAGCGTCAGTCTGATTTTTTTACTTATACGGAAGAAATTAGGGATTTATTGATGGCAAAAACGGATGAGGTGATGGTCGGTTAA
- the rpsL gene encoding 30S ribosomal protein S12: MPTIQQLIRTERSKVQKKTKSPALKQCPQRRGVCTRVYTTTPKKPNSALRKVARVRLTSGFEVTAYIPGIGHNLQEHSVVLIRGGRVKDLPGVRYHIIRGTLDATGVKDRKQGRSKYGTKRPK; encoded by the coding sequence ATGCCCACCATTCAACAACTTATTCGGACTGAACGTTCTAAAGTTCAGAAAAAGACTAAATCCCCTGCGTTGAAACAATGTCCTCAGCGCCGAGGAGTTTGTACTAGAGTATACACCACAACCCCCAAAAAACCGAACTCAGCTTTACGGAAAGTAGCCCGGGTTCGTCTAACATCCGGGTTTGAAGTAACCGCCTATATTCCCGGCATTGGACACAATTTACAAGAACACTCCGTAGTTTTGATTCGAGGCGGTCGGGTTAAAGATTTACCGGGGGTAAGATATCATATCATTCGGGGCACATTAGATGCCACTGGAGTAAAAGATCGCAAACAAGGGCGCTCTAAATATGGAACTAAGCGACCCAAATAA
- a CDS encoding alpha/beta fold hydrolase: protein MSSVSPLSISWDNSVKTWVWRGFPIAYQTAGDTGPAVVFVHGFGASWGHWRKNLPVLGQSCRCYALDLIGFGASAKPSPKGEIEYTFETWGTQVADFCREVVGSPVFLVGNSIGCIVIMQTAVDNPDLVLGIAALNCSLRLLHERKRSTIPWYRSLGATIVQKLLTNPSIGHFFFQQIANPKTVRKILLQAYRHPEAVTEELIEMLMKPATDEGAADVFLAFTGYSQGPLPEDLLPILPCDTILLWGDEDPWEPIELGREFAKYPTVKAFIPLKGLGHCPQDEAPEVVNPILQKWILEKKG, encoded by the coding sequence ATGTCTTCAGTTTCTCCTTTATCGATTTCTTGGGATAATTCTGTAAAAACCTGGGTTTGGAGAGGGTTTCCCATTGCTTATCAAACCGCAGGAGACACTGGGCCGGCGGTCGTTTTCGTTCATGGGTTTGGTGCGTCTTGGGGACATTGGCGGAAAAATTTACCCGTTTTAGGTCAATCCTGTCGTTGCTATGCCCTGGATTTAATTGGGTTTGGGGCATCCGCTAAACCTAGCCCCAAAGGAGAAATCGAGTATACTTTTGAAACTTGGGGAACGCAAGTCGCCGATTTTTGTCGAGAAGTAGTAGGAAGTCCCGTTTTTTTAGTCGGGAATTCAATTGGGTGTATTGTCATCATGCAAACCGCCGTAGATAATCCCGATTTAGTATTAGGAATTGCTGCCCTCAATTGTTCGTTAAGACTACTTCATGAGCGCAAACGTTCTACTATTCCCTGGTATCGGAGTTTAGGGGCTACAATCGTACAAAAGCTGTTAACTAATCCCTCAATTGGTCATTTTTTCTTTCAACAGATTGCTAACCCTAAAACGGTACGGAAAATTCTTTTACAAGCTTATCGCCATCCGGAAGCAGTAACAGAAGAATTGATAGAAATGTTGATGAAACCTGCTACTGATGAGGGCGCTGCCGATGTTTTTCTGGCATTTACCGGTTATTCTCAAGGCCCTTTACCCGAAGATTTATTACCGATTTTACCTTGTGACACGATTCTTCTTTGGGGAGACGAAGACCCTTGGGAACCCATAGAATTAGGACGAGAATTTGCTAAATATCCCACTGTAAAAGCGTTTATTCCCCTCAAAGGCTTGGGACATTGCCCCCAAGATGAAGCCCCAGAGGTAGTCAATCCGATTTTACAAAAGTGGATTTTAGAAAAAAAGGGATAA
- a CDS encoding phosphomannose isomerase type II C-terminal cupin domain, whose translation MVQSTENTQVTDVSVLASITRTKAAATEMRPWGSFTTLEEGIGYKIKRIEVNPGHRLSLQMHHHRSEHWIVVSGTARVICGEKEEILSSNQSTYVPQCTPHRLENPGVIKLVLIEVQNGEYLGEDDIIRFQDDYARHVS comes from the coding sequence ATGGTTCAATCTACCGAAAACACCCAAGTCACTGATGTCTCAGTTTTAGCTTCTATTACCCGAACTAAAGCGGCTGCCACAGAAATGCGTCCTTGGGGATCTTTTACTACCCTAGAAGAAGGGATTGGTTATAAAATTAAACGTATAGAAGTTAACCCCGGACATCGTCTGAGCTTACAAATGCACCATCATCGCAGTGAACACTGGATTGTGGTATCAGGGACAGCTAGAGTTATTTGTGGCGAAAAAGAAGAAATTTTATCCTCAAATCAATCTACCTATGTTCCTCAATGTACTCCCCATCGATTAGAAAATCCTGGAGTCATTAAATTAGTGCTTATAGAAGTTCAAAATGGGGAATATTTAGGAGAAGACGACATTATCCGTTTTCAAGATGATTATGCTCGTCATGTGTCCTAA
- a CDS encoding ABC transporter substrate-binding protein — MKSRKILTICCLFVMSLLLVIACNNQNQPSPTSQLNDKPIVIGYSTWAGWWPWAIAEEEGLFAANKVNVQLKWFDGYLESLQALAAGQLDGNCQTLNDTIAFAGDAVNGEVVVLVNDNSAGNDKIIVSEEINTIEDLKGKKVAVEEGVVDDFLLALALEKQGMSREDVEIVNLETGQAVLAFVTEKVDAVGAFAPFWLTALERPGSKELISSKDFPGAIADLLVLSQKLIDEQPEQVQAIVKTWFDIREFMEKNPERADEIMAKRANITVKDLKKFEEGVKFFTLEDNLKAFTPGNNMEHMPYAAEKIADFLLKFGFLTKIPDLNQIFDARFVKVLAAKQS; from the coding sequence ATGAAAAGTCGTAAAATCTTAACTATTTGCTGCCTGTTTGTTATGAGTTTGTTACTTGTGATTGCCTGTAACAATCAAAATCAACCTTCTCCTACTAGCCAACTCAATGATAAACCGATTGTGATTGGTTATAGTACCTGGGCAGGTTGGTGGCCTTGGGCGATCGCAGAAGAAGAGGGTTTATTTGCTGCAAATAAGGTTAATGTTCAATTGAAATGGTTTGACGGATATTTAGAATCTTTACAAGCTTTGGCCGCCGGACAACTGGATGGAAATTGTCAAACCCTTAATGACACCATAGCTTTTGCAGGGGATGCCGTCAATGGGGAAGTTGTGGTATTAGTGAATGATAATTCTGCTGGTAATGATAAGATCATCGTCTCAGAAGAGATTAACACAATTGAAGATCTTAAAGGGAAAAAAGTAGCTGTTGAGGAGGGTGTTGTCGATGATTTTTTATTAGCATTAGCTCTGGAAAAACAAGGTATGTCTAGAGAAGATGTAGAGATTGTTAACCTAGAAACTGGGCAAGCTGTGTTAGCTTTTGTAACAGAAAAAGTCGATGCCGTTGGTGCATTTGCTCCCTTTTGGCTGACGGCTTTAGAACGGCCAGGAAGTAAAGAATTAATTAGTTCTAAAGATTTTCCGGGGGCGATTGCCGATCTATTAGTCCTTTCTCAAAAGTTAATTGATGAACAACCTGAACAAGTTCAAGCTATTGTAAAAACTTGGTTTGACATCCGTGAATTTATGGAAAAAAATCCAGAAAGAGCCGATGAAATTATGGCTAAACGGGCTAATATTACGGTGAAAGATTTAAAGAAATTTGAAGAAGGGGTTAAGTTCTTCACTCTAGAAGATAACCTAAAAGCCTTTACTCCAGGGAATAATATGGAGCATATGCCCTATGCAGCCGAAAAAATCGCTGATTTTCTTTTAAAATTCGGTTTTTTAACTAAAATTCCTGATCTAAATCAAATTTTTGATGCTCGTTTTGTGAAAGTCTTGGCAGCGAAACAATCTTGA
- a CDS encoding SulP family inorganic anion transporter, which yields MWRTSKFPIPFHISNLIPSVAVSVISGAIGIMISISYAALIFSGNLASHIATGIGIALMSAVVFRAVISLTSSFPGMIADSDALPTAILAISAVAIQKELSSTSGVNEEQIFYTLITVIALASVLTGLFLLTLGRLKFGGLIRFIPYPVIGGFLVGTGWLLIQGAMQVMTDITPSFSTFFQFFQSDIIVYWLFGAIVGILLFIMSRTVNHPLIVPGILVLSISLFYSYVWLKGFSIFDLQSSGWLFNEFPQGGLWQPFKLSHLQNVQWDAVVSQAGNLITIMIVSAVSIMLSVSSLEIVSQQDIEINQELESAGVANIISGGLGGMVGYQILADSVLAYKMGAKTRLVGFLTALICLVVLIAGASLFSYIPKPIFGGLLLFLGLDFFGEWIEQSRFKLSQADILIALLIATIIVFIGFLQGVAIGLILAVILFVINYSLTDVIKQELPGNRCQSNVQRFQSQEHLLQNLAEQIHVLKLQGFIFFGTANHLVNQIRRRMVHSNMMLLRFVILDFRYVSGLDSSAIFSFIKLKILAQQNNLTVIYTNVPKVIAKRLLQADCLEDEHKLALLLPSLDRGLEWCENQLLEEFVFGEENPQTLAEQLSQLFLKPEQVGRFMSYLIRLQYSAGELLFRQGEPSDGLYFLESGQVTVIIETSSQQRKRLRTFQVGTILGEMGIYDDAPRSASVVADHPSCAYFLSQENFKKMEKYDSALAVAFHRFIAQLLVQRFKRVQQAFLEST from the coding sequence ATGTGGCGTACTTCTAAATTTCCAATACCCTTTCATATAAGTAATCTTATACCTAGCGTAGCAGTAAGTGTCATCAGTGGAGCTATTGGAATTATGATTTCCATCTCCTATGCGGCTTTGATTTTTTCGGGTAATCTTGCTAGTCATATTGCCACAGGGATAGGAATTGCTTTAATGAGTGCTGTTGTCTTTCGAGCCGTCATTTCTTTGACCAGTTCTTTTCCAGGTATGATTGCGGATAGCGATGCTTTACCTACTGCTATTTTAGCCATCAGTGCCGTAGCAATTCAAAAGGAACTATCCTCAACATCAGGGGTAAATGAAGAACAAATTTTCTACACTTTGATAACAGTAATTGCTTTGGCCTCTGTCTTAACCGGTCTATTTTTACTGACATTGGGACGTTTAAAATTTGGGGGATTAATTCGTTTTATTCCCTATCCCGTTATTGGAGGATTTTTGGTCGGTACAGGATGGTTACTGATTCAAGGGGCGATGCAAGTCATGACTGATATTACCCCTAGTTTTTCGACTTTTTTCCAATTTTTTCAGTCGGATATAATCGTCTATTGGCTCTTTGGGGCTATAGTGGGTATTTTATTATTTATCATGTCTCGAACGGTTAATCATCCCTTGATCGTTCCGGGAATTTTAGTTTTATCTATCAGTTTATTCTATAGTTATGTCTGGCTGAAAGGATTCTCTATCTTTGATTTACAATCTTCAGGATGGTTATTTAATGAATTTCCTCAAGGGGGATTATGGCAACCTTTTAAATTATCACACCTGCAAAATGTTCAATGGGATGCGGTTGTTAGCCAGGCAGGAAATTTAATCACGATTATGATTGTTAGTGCTGTTTCTATCATGTTGAGCGTCAGCAGTCTAGAAATTGTCAGTCAACAAGATATTGAAATTAATCAAGAATTAGAATCGGCAGGCGTAGCTAATATTATTTCCGGCGGATTAGGCGGAATGGTCGGCTATCAAATTTTAGCTGATTCAGTTTTAGCTTACAAAATGGGGGCTAAAACTCGTTTAGTTGGGTTTTTAACTGCTCTGATTTGTTTAGTTGTCTTGATCGCCGGAGCTTCTCTATTTAGCTATATTCCTAAGCCCATTTTTGGAGGGTTACTTTTATTCCTTGGGTTAGATTTTTTTGGAGAATGGATTGAACAATCTCGATTTAAACTTTCTCAGGCTGATATTTTGATTGCTCTGTTAATTGCTACTATTATTGTTTTTATCGGATTTTTGCAAGGGGTAGCCATTGGGTTAATTTTAGCGGTTATTCTTTTTGTGATAAATTATAGTCTAACTGATGTTATTAAACAGGAACTGCCGGGCAATCGCTGTCAAAGTAATGTCCAACGATTTCAATCTCAAGAACATTTACTCCAAAACCTCGCCGAACAAATTCATGTTCTTAAACTTCAAGGATTTATATTTTTTGGAACGGCTAATCACTTAGTCAATCAAATTCGTCGTCGCATGGTTCATAGTAATATGATGCTTCTGCGGTTTGTAATTTTAGATTTTCGGTATGTAAGTGGCTTAGATTCTTCAGCAATTTTTAGTTTTATTAAGTTAAAAATATTAGCTCAACAAAATAACTTAACTGTTATTTATACTAATGTTCCTAAAGTCATCGCTAAACGACTTTTACAAGCAGATTGTCTGGAAGATGAACATAAATTAGCCCTTTTATTACCTTCCTTAGATAGAGGATTAGAATGGTGTGAAAATCAACTTTTAGAAGAATTTGTTTTTGGAGAAGAAAATCCTCAAACTTTAGCGGAACAGTTAAGTCAACTCTTTCTCAAACCCGAACAAGTTGGGAGATTTATGAGTTACTTAATTCGCCTACAATACTCTGCGGGAGAATTACTCTTCCGACAAGGAGAACCCTCCGATGGCTTATACTTTTTAGAATCAGGTCAAGTGACAGTCATCATTGAAACCTCTTCCCAACAAAGAAAACGACTACGAACATTTCAAGTCGGCACAATTTTAGGAGAAATGGGAATTTATGATGATGCTCCTCGTTCAGCTTCTGTCGTTGCCGACCATCCAAGTTGTGCTTATTTTTTATCACAAGAAAACTTTAAAAAGATGGAAAAATATGATTCTGCCTTAGCTGTAGCTTTTCATCGATTTATCGCTCAATTGCTTGTTCAACGCTTTAAACGAGTTCAACAAGCTTTCTTAGAATCTACTTAA